From the Onychomys torridus unplaced genomic scaffold, mOncTor1.1, whole genome shotgun sequence genome, the window TTCTCTTCCCAATCATTCAGTTCCATTTCTGCCCCTGAGTTTTGACTGAGCTGTGATTGGAAGTGGTATTCCAGTTACCATAACTAAAAATGCTTTCTAATTGTTTTCAGGATTCTGACCCTGCAGGACAGTTGGGGAATCATTTTATAATCCTGTATTTAGTTTTCTCTTCATCTCCTGAGCACAATACTGTGTTAGAAATCCAGGTGCTTCATTAACAATCTCTTTCTCATGTGCAGAGCTAACTGACCATCCAGACCTGCTCACCTGTGCAGCAGAACGAAGTGGCctagaagaagagaggagacaggagctaaggATCCAGGTATGGTGGAGACATTGGTGAAGGAGTGGAAAGGGGATCGAGCGAATGTGGAATGGGACATGAAATCAGTTTTGCCatattctgtttctctagagataATTCTGGAGACTTCCACTGAAAAGAATCTCTTTAGGATTATCCTAATGTAGGCATGAGAAAACTTTCTTCAGAAGAATTGATAATGGAgtcaaataaaattctattggACTCTGCATGTGAGTGCTGCTGCCCTTATTCATTCACATCATGGATcatgttttcataccattattgagtcatttttatatattataaaaatgatgACAATACCTCttggtttattatttttcagaatttttgAGCTTTGGTAATCTAACACATTCTCTACCTTTTAGTGTTTTTGTCTCTGTTCCTGTAAATAATGCCAACAGAGTTTTGATAAGAATCAGGAACTATATTTACACCTTGCTACACTCTATCTATACTGTCTCTCATTGCCTGCTGGAAATTAGGATAAAGATTTAGAATGCACTAGGGGTTTTGCTGATTCAGTAAAGTactggttgtaggttctcctccaagatccatgccTTTACTAGTCCTGGGGAAAccggctaggtttccagtataaGGCATGTCTTTCCTCTTGTTGAAAGGGTCCTAATATAATTAGCTGCTGGTCACCACCTAGTTATGTGTGCCACTCTTGCACCCTTAGGGCTGTCATGCCGTGCAGatcattgtggttcataggtatcacagctgggtaggactctTGGCTGGCTCCTTCCTTTGGAAGGTTACATGttaccttctggtaccatgaaagctagtccccaGGCAGGGAGCTTTATGGTCAATTCCATCTGGAGTCCTCTAGGATGTCGGCAAGTGTGTTTCTACTTCAACACTGGGGACTCAACTTCTGCATGTAGGAGGCAACCATGGATAATAGCAGTACCCTGCAATGTTTGCATCTCTTGGACAGCTGTGACCAACAACTTCAAAGCAGGCTTCTTACCCCTAATCTTGGTCATTTTGTTAGAAAATCTGTGGCTCTTGTGAGGAGCATCACCAGTGCAGTTGGGAAATTGTCATTTATACGCTAAGTGTATATGCTTACAAAGACTTATACGTATGATAGGCATTTTTTGTTGGGTGAATAATAGTCAAGGAATAGATGAATTCCTCATTAATCTTCCAGAcattcttactgttattttaccctcctTCTTCTGTGTTTATATGTTTCCTTTCTCCATAATTAAATCCTCACCCCTGtatttacatttcttccttcacaTCGCCTGTTCCCTGTTACTCCATCTCTATGACTCCCTCACAGCCCACAGTGATCTCTTCTTACTTTTCTGGTTACTGCAGTCACTCCAGGTTGTgtgctcacatctgaagatttggagctagaaaCTTCCTATGATAGAGACCATGCATTGTTTCTTATTAGGTCCGGTTACCTCACTCGATATGTTCTTTTCTAACTCAATCTATTTAACTGCTAAGCTCatgattttgatttattttatagcTGGATGGTATTCCATAGCGTATATTTTCCACACTTTctctatccatttgtctgttgaaggacattaggttgtttccattttatagCTATTGTGAGTAGAGCAGTGATGCACATAGCTTAGCTAGTATCTGTGAAGTAGGaaatagagtcctttgggtgtatgtcAAGGAATGGAACAGCTGGGCCATACGCTGAATTTTTTTAACTTGagggtttgtttatttaattgaggattctctatttctattttcaatgtGGCTAGTTTTTTTCATGGTGCTTTTATTTccaatggttttgttttatgttgtggCTGATTGGATCTTTGGTAGTTGTGGGaacccattttcaggtttcctagtggctttacccagaaggtctgcatagagaggataattggaccacaggcctgagtacgggtgtctgagatggtctgcacttggctgtgctggggctggggtagggggggggggtggggagtgggatcttttgctccaccccttggcatttctataaataccctagggcagagacaatATAGgcccgttggaataggttccaggccctctcgaggctatcctgtattttctgtttatcactACACTCTAAGTcctctatctaatattttctgccACTCCCACTCAAGAGCACTCAGGGaaaatgtgggggtggtgggtagctgtagttggagagcttctctccagcccccgccaagccctattagtccaacaacccatttataaaataaacacacagacattcatattatttaaactgcttggccattagctcaggcctactcttatatttagcccatttctattaatctatactttgccacgtggcttgtggcttaccggtgtctttacatgttgcttctcatggcggcggctggccgtgtctcttcccagccttcctgttatcagccttctcctcttccttgtcccgcctaccctatccttcctgcctggccactggccagtcagcactttatttatagagagtgatatccacagcaggtagcgcccccccccccccccccgaccccagGTAGTattattcttccttcttttagAACTAGTGATTTGCTGTCTTGCTCATGGGTGATTACTCTCCAGTTCTCCTATATTTCTCTATTCTTTGCATGAAATTTATTATTTCCCATGTTCTCATGGATGATTCTTCTGACTCTGCTGTGTATGTTTTGCCTCTAATTTATTATCTGCATTGCTGCTTTTGTGAAATCAATTGTGTTAATTGCTGACTATCTTGAAATGCACTTATGTCTCCATCAATTTTAAAAGAgcagttttctttgtgtttcaaaGTACTTGATGATGATTTTCTCTTCAAGCTTCAAATGTCTTTCCATGCTCTCCTGTCTTTGAGATCATTGACTAGACACCTGGTAGAATTCTATTGCCTTAGGTCTTTTCGCGTGGTGTGACATTGTTCTCTAACAGCTTTCAGTATTAATTTTTACTCTTCTATTTTGACCGCTTGATTTGAAAGGGAAGCAACCAACCATCTATTCATTGTTCCTGAAAGAGAAACTCTAAGAAGAGAAACAGTAGGAAATGGCTGATTCTCCAGTAAACATGTCGCAGGTCAGTGGTCCTTTCTACTCTTTATCTAAATGTTACACTTTCATGTATTAAAAGCCTTTAACTTTCTGAttctgataatttttaaaattttcttatgaaCAATTCTgtaaacagacaaacaataacATCACCCACTGAAATTAAGCACACTCAAAAACTATACAACTCAAAGTACTTTTATACAATTAGAGTTCTCATAGGGAACAGAAGCTCTGGAGCCTCACATGGGATTTTATGTTTTCACAATTGAATATATTTTGATTTACTTTCCAccccaaaacccccaaaaccttAGATAGAATTAGAACTTGAAAAACACTtacctttatattatttttcataactgGCATTCATTACCTGCATTCAGTCCTTGATAATTTAacttttcatgttctcttttctccatgttATATTGTGTCCACATATGCATTGtttctatatgcatatattattgGGTAGATCCTGCATATGAGCAAAAGTATGGTGTCTTCTTTCTAAAAGTATATGACCACACTTAATATTACACATTTtaggtccatccattttcctacaaatttttattttatttttctctttagctGAATTGTCCTCCATTTTTATAcagttttcattattcattcatctattgaCAGATAATTATTCTGATTCTAATACTTTTCCTTTGGTGATTAAAACACTAGTAAACATGGGGTATAAATATCTCTATATTGGAGTGTGTTTTTTTCCTGGATAAATGACCAGGAGTGAAAGAATTGGGTTATAAGTTAGTTCTGTCTTCAACTTTTTCAATAATCTCCAAACTGATTTCTACATTGGCTGTATTTACAGCCATTCAACAATGAATAAGGCTGCCTTTCTCTCCATATTCCCTTGACCATTTGTTGTCAAGTTAGTTGATGACAGCCATTCTTCCTGGGGTGAGGCAATATTTCAACTTGgtttgaatttgcatttccacAGTGGCCTTTTAGGGATGCTGAATTGTTTTGCAATGTTTATTGACCATTTGAGGTTCTGTCTTTGAAAAGTGTCTATTTAGTTCATTTAGCATTTTGTTGATTTGCAGTTTTATTTCCTCaatgtttaattaatttaatttttggtaAATTGTTGCTATAAAACTTATCCAAAGTGTCACTGGTACAGATTCTCTCAGCTATACCTTAAACCTTTTATGAGGTGTTTTTGGACTTACCTCAATTTTTATTACTCTTTGGAATGTAGTGAAATATTCTTCAAAACTTCTGAAATTATTATTTGTGTCTGTTGGCTTATGTGTATTCTTGGGAAAAATTTGGATTATATATGGCTCATGCAgatttttctatctgtttatagTGGCCCAAATGGTCTCAAAAATTTAATTCCTAGACTACTTATCTTACATGTTAGTGTTAAAAATGACAATATGTAGTGCTGTTACAATCCTTGCTACTGTGGAAATAACAAAACTCTGTCTATAAAATCAGTCATATATTCTGTCTTCCATACCTACACCTTTGCTATTTAATTTAACCTAAAGTTTAAACGTTCCAACTGAGCCTGTTAGAATAGTCATGTAAGGCCCAAGTTCACACAGGCTGATTCGTGTCAGTCTTTTAACATGGTCTACAGGTCCAGCATTTAAAACACATTCCTCTTCATGAATTGTCCTTCTGAGACATGTCTGCTGTGATCCTGTGTGACGTAAACACAGCATCCATAACTGATAGATAACCATGCCCAGAccttaaatgtatttcttgtTTCATGTATACTGCTTGTAAGACACTTGTTTCATCTTGTTTTCACAGAGTTTGAACATTCATGAGAGAATGTCACTGTATTGGAAATAATGTTTTTGAGTAATTATTTTCAATCATCTATAATCTTTCTCCTTATATCTAGGAAAACACTTCCAGGTAACATGTAGTTAAACCATACTTTTTTGTTTCAGGGTCTGTTGACATTCAGAGATGTGACTGTGAACTTCTTGAAAGAGGAGTGGGATTGCCTGGACTCTGCTCAGAGATCTTTGTACAttgatgtgatgttggagaattacaaCAACCTGGTCTTTGTGGGTGAGAACACTTTGCTTGTAGAACTCCGCcccatcttttgtttgttctgaCTTCACAGGATGGAAAATCCGTCAGGCTGTCCTGAAAAAACCAGCAGGAGACAAGGCAAAGTTTAGTAGTAGGAAAGAACTTTTTCATGCTGTTtagctttctctttccattttccatttcagAGGTGTCATCCACCCTTCATTTTGGTTTCAAGATTCATTGTAAACTCAGTAGAATATAATATTTCCACTCATATTCTAGAGCTCCATATCCATTATCACTATTGACATggttttaattttgagaaaagtTCAAGGTACTGACTAAATATACTAAagaatttgagaagaaaaatcaaacaagaaatcTTGCCTAAATTcctctgttttgtgttttcatgtgctGACTGCAATATTGTCTTAGATTCCTGTATTCTTTCTACAAGTTCTAACATGGGTTATGGGCTGCCTCAAAGAACATGTGGATTATTGTATGCAAAGTAGGCATGATCACTAGTCTGGAAAGAATGAGATTGTCCTGGAATGTGGAGAGAGGAATGTGAGCTCGTGAATGAGCAGGAAAACAGTGAAGGCTTCAtgtgaaagagaaagcaagagccAAGAATGGTTTTGCCATATTCAATTCCACTTGAAAGGATTCCTGAGCATTTAACAGTGTAGTGTCCTGGCTCCAAGATGCATCCTGTCTGTTGTAATAACTGTTAGAAGGCGTTGTGTTTCTTACGCCTGAAATATAGTGACTTAATACTAGTACAACGTGCAGTTTTATTTGATTCTGCTTAAAACAGATTGgaataattttacaaaattttaagTCTAACCTAAGTCTAAGTAGTAGGATTATTCTGTAATTGCATTCCTTATATGCATATCTTCATATTAAtatccttcattttcttcccagtAGAGAATACACAGACACCCTTCTGGGAAATAATCTCATCAGTCAGTATAAGAGTGGACTTGAGAATAACCCTATGAGGAAAGCTAAGAAACACAGCAATGTGTGGAGCTCAGATACTGGAGGATAGAAATAAACAATAGCTGCCCATGACAGCCTTGGCTCAAATGACCTAGAGCCTCTGATGTCTCCCAGAATTCTGTCTTTGCATCCATTACTTCTGATTAATCTAATGTGTTTTTCTATAGAGAAAAGTAAACCCTTTGATGCTTTTAAGACTTTAATCTTTAAACGAATCGGGTCTTCTGAACAGTACCCCTCCTTTCCTGTTACATAGTAAGTGTAAATACTGTGAATCTGGGATTGGATTAAACTCCTTTTCATCAATTTctgagaagaaatatttaaagatagaGACATGTATTCTAAATATAATCTCTATGAGCTCTATCCCAAAGCTAACTCAAGGCCGCAAattactttttccatttttttcccagtTGGAGATTTTTGATAAAGATGAGATATCTGTTATAAATCATTGATCCTTGGAGGCTGTCATGCTGTTTTTGTGAGAGTACATACATTTTCATTCAGTGAATGAAAAATGTGCATTACTGGGAACTCTTAAGTTCTTCCATGTTGACTTACGTTAAAAGAGAACTTAGGAAGACAGTCATTTGTCACATGTTTATTATTGGAACAAACCCTATTAATCTGAATTGTACTCATTTTCAGAGAACTATTGCAAATTTGATCCTGTTTATCAATATGTGAAGACTGGAAAGGAGTCTTGTCAGTGTACTGAGCTTGGCAAAGTGCTTCATGACCCCTCCACATGTGCTCATTTTAGAACAAGAGAAACTACAGAAAACTCTAATAACTACACATGCAGTAACCACAGCGATGCCTCTACTGATTCATCAAACCCAGACAGACATGAAAGCATGCACACTGCAGAAGAACCTTGCAAATCTAAAGACTGTGAGAAATCTTTAAATTTGAGTTCCAACATTTCTCAAGATCAGAGACTCTACACTTCAAAGAAAGAGCACAGGCAGCGAGAATATGATGACTGTTTTAACTCTGAAAACAGTCTTATGCAACAATCAAGCTACATTGGAGAGAAACCATACCAGTgtgggaaatgtgggaaatgCTTTAGGATTGCCTCATACCTCACTGAACAtaagagaattcatactggaatTAAACCCTACAAGTGCAAAGTTTGTGAAAAATCCTTTTCCCAGCGTTCAAGTCTTAAAATTCATCTAAGActtcatactggggagaaaccttacaaatgcaaaGAATGTGGAAAGTCATTTCGTCAGTTGTCAGGAATTAATAGCCATCAGAAAAagcatacaggagagaaaccttacaagtgTAAGGACTGTGACAAATCCTTTGCTCACTCTTCCACTTTCAAGAAACACCAGAAAATGCATACTGCTGGGAGATATTATAGTTGTGAAGAATGTGGCAAGGTCTTTTATCAGCTTTCACGCTTTCAAAGCCATTGCAGactccatactggagagaagccttacaaatgCAGTGAGTGTGACAGATCCTTTCCCCAGTATTCATTATTGAGTAGGCATCAGAAAACTCATTCTCTAGAGAAGTCTCACAAATGCAAAGACTGTGATAAATCCTTCCTTAAATTATCACACCTTAACAGGCATTACAGAATCCATACTGGTGAAAAGCCTTACAAATGTGAGGTATGTGACAAATATTTTACCTGGGATTCAACccttagaagacatcagaaaattcatactggggagaaaccttacaaatgtaaggaatgtggcaaATCCTTTATCGAACAATCATATCTTAAACGACATCAGAgtgttcacactggagagaaactttacaGATGTAAGGGATGTGATAAGTCTTTCACTAGCTCCACATATCTTAGAgcacatcagagaattcatactggagagaaacttccaAAATGCAAGGACTGTGGCATGTCCTTTTTCCATATTGCAACTCTTAAATCACATCAGCGAGTTCAcactggagagagaccttacagttgtaaggaatgtgacaaatcctttaccaaTCGTGCaaatcttagaagacatcagagtaTTCACACTagggagaaaccttacaaatgtatggaatgtgacaAGTCCTTTGCCTGTGACTCACATCTTAGAAAACATCagagagttcatactggagaaTAACTGTATAGTTGACaggaatgtgacaaatcttttGCCCAATCTGTGGTTTAAAGAAACATCAAAAttttcatactggagagaaacttcaCAAATGTGACACATCCTAATCTGCTATTCGGATCTTATAAGACTTCAGAGGGTTCATACTGGACAGAGACATTACAGTTGCAAGAAAAGTGACAAATCTTTTACAAGGTGCTTCTACCTCAGTgcacatcagaaaattcatactaGAAAGAAACCATACAAATGCAAAGACTGGTGCATTTCTTTATCCAGATTTTGAATCTTATGAGACAttagaaaattcatactggagagaaacacaCCATCGTAAGTAATGTGTGTTTTTTCTGGTATTCTCTACTTTCAAAGTACAGCAgtatacaaaatagaaacataaagatAAGaaatttgctgggtggtggtggcgcacgcctttaatcccagcactcgggaggcagaggcaggtggatctctgtgagttcgaggccagcctgggctaccaagtgacttccaggaaaggcacaaagctacacagagaaaccctgtctcaaaaaaaccaaaaaaaaaaaaaaaaaaaaggtaagaaactTATGAAAGTCATATTAATAaaggtttaaattttaaaaaatatcctagagtttatattaaaataaaattctgcaaATGTAATAATGGGAAaggctttttttatttcttttaatccaTATGCATGCTTCACTGCAAATATGTCTGcattacatgtgtgcctggtgtagATGGAGTCAAGAAGGGGTCATTAGATCCCCTAGACCGGAGTCACAGTCCATGGTGAACTGCCATGCctgtgttgggaattgaacactggtcttctggaagagcaaccagtgctcttacccacttagccatgtctctagccctggttaaaaaaaaatgtaataaaaacatttatcagggttggggatttagctcagtggtagagcacttgcctagcaagcgcaaggccctgggttcaatccccaggtccaaaaaaaaaaaaaattaccttgtgCAACATTCCAAAAATTCATataaatgccaggtgtggtggtgcactcctttattctcagcacccaggagtaGAGGCAAAGAGGTCTTTTAAGTCAGAGGACATCATCATATACATACTGAATTATAGGACTATATAAactctttgtcaaaaaaaaaatcctaataaagaaacataaaatatatgacaAAACCTTTAGTTTTCCCTCTGCTGTACATTACAAAATTCATACTTCTGAGAAACCATATAATGGTAGAGAGTATATActccctgtatttttttttcagtccattGGAAATTACACATCTCAAAATATATTGGATTTGACAAACCCTTTACATAGTGTTGATATTgcacagataaaagaaaattcaccattaaagaaaacactGATAAATTCTTCATACTAGAGTCAAACCACACAAATGGCAAGAAAGTAACTGACTGGAGAGACAGGCTGTGGATGTGACATCACTGAAATACTGACTCACAACTTAGAAACTGCCAAAGGCTGaggatgtggtgacacacaccttaaatcccagctctctggagacagaggaaggtgtACCCTGTGCATTCTCGGCCAGCATTGTCTACATTGAAAATTCCAAGttagccatggctacacagggaaaccttatcttgaaaacccaaaactgtaagaaaataaaaagccccGAGGGTATGCAGAATTTCATTTTGAAGTACTTAAAAATTAGGAAGAATTTACTTGAAACTATAATAAAATGATATAGCTCCCAGGAACTGCTAGTATACCTTCACTGAGAAAGGAGACTCATAGGACCCACCCTCAGTTATGGTGAAATGGTAATTGACCCAATCTTACAGAGTAGCTTGTTCTTAATAATTTCTGAGCAGTTATGAGTCTTTGCATTACCAACTATCTACTATTATGAGGAGACTTTTTATCAACATGGAGAGTAGTACAAAGTGATCAttttaaacatgaatatttagatAGGAGACAATGCTCATGATCATTATCAAAACATCAATATGTTGTACCCTAGAACCTATAGTTTCCAAgtc encodes:
- the LOC118576674 gene encoding zinc finger protein 54-like — its product is MADSPVNMSQGLLTFRDVTVNFLKEEWDCLDSAQRSLYIDVMLENYNNLVFVENYCKFDPVYQYVKTGKESCQCTELGKVLHDPSTCAHFRTRETTENSNNYTCSNHSDASTDSSNPDRHESMHTAEEPCKSKDCEKSLNLSSNISQDQRLYTSKKEHRQREYDDCFNSENSLMQQSSYIGEKPYQCGKCGKCFRIASYLTEHKRIHTGIKPYKCKVCEKSFSQRSSLKIHLRLHTGEKPYKCKECGKSFRQLSGINSHQKKHTGEKPYKCKDCDKSFAHSSTFKKHQKMHTAGRYYSCEECGKVFYQLSRFQSHCRLHTGEKPYKCSECDRSFPQYSLLSRHQKTHSLEKSHKCKDCDKSFLKLSHLNRHYRIHTGEKPYKCEVCDKYFTWDSTLRRHQKIHTGEKPYKCKECGKSFIEQSYLKRHQSVHTGEKLYRCKGCDKSFTSSTYLRAHQRIHTGEKLPKCKDCGMSFFHIATLKSHQRVHTGERPYSCKECDKSFTNRANLRRHQSIHTREKPYKCMECDKSFACDSHLRKHQRVHTGE